In the genome of Parasteatoda tepidariorum isolate YZ-2023 chromosome 10, CAS_Ptep_4.0, whole genome shotgun sequence, the window GAGTTGTTTAGCTCTGAGATTTGTGATATGCTTTTAAATACTGTAATCTTTAAGCgaactgaattttttctttttttctgtggtTTACAATTTTTCTCCATGGAGACTACAGATTTGCCATTTTGCTAATCTTTCCTCATTCATTATTCACACTTGCATTTTAAGAACTGGAATTTTAAGATTTCGTTTTGGGAAACACCCATTAACGTAGTCATAGAGTTAATTTAGTTATTCAGGTTGAATTTGAGAAAAGAGTTTTATATGTTAATGACAGCACATTTTATACTATGCGATAAGCACTTAGCCAAATATTACTTAGTTAATgctaaaatatagaattaaattatatttttctctaacttttttaaatttaatttattttcgacgtattttctaaaaaaaaaatgaagattccatttttgtttaaacaagcAGAAAGTTTTCCTAATTatgaaaactgaataattttaatctcataGACTTTATTAAAGTGGTGAAGCATTTCAGCTCTCtatattaaaattcagtaaGTTTCATCATCGCTGTTTTGGGAAATCAATTTTACGTTGCACTTTATTTTACTACACTATAAGACTTAGAAAAGTACTGAAATTGTAAAGATGTGTAGAGAAAAGTAAAGGATGCgtgatggaataaaaataaattaaatttgataactaaTTAGTTCGAGAATAGTTCTGTTCGATTagtaactgttaaacttgtagtataaaatattcttcgGCTTACTCTGCAACCCTCAGGAATGCAACTAAAATGTTGAAGTCAGACGTGCtaaagaatcatttttatttatgaatattgcaTCCCGAAATTCCTTTCTTATagtgaatattataatttttgtatgtgctataataaatattattgttgtgTGCGCTGTAATggataatatcatttttatatgtgctataatgaatatttatgcaTTCTTGTACGCgctataatgaatatttatgcaTTCTTAAATGTgctataatgaatatttatgcaTTCTTGTATGtgttataatgaatatttatgtatcgttgtaaacagtttatttttctctccACAGATCTTTTTTTACATGCTAGAGCTTGAGTTACTGTCGAAAGTGATAAAACTGAGAGATTATGGATGTGTTATGGCCttaacattgaattattttttaaaatataaaaaaaaacttaattcaagaGGAATAAAAACAGTTTCCAATTTTACTGTTAGAATTGCATCGTTAacggaaaaaaatcattgatcacactAACATTTTAGTactgtgataaatattttaagtaacgaataCAGCAACAGTATAAAgtgcactctcagaaataatACAGTTCCGTAGTAATTTGATGGTTTATCAATGCAGGGAtgtttttcgtcattttttaaaaataaattttgactcgAAATTAGGCAATAACGAAAcgtgaacttaaaaaatattgattgaaattgTTTCCTTGCACTAAAAACAACTCAgtgaattctgaaattttttcaatattttttaaatctttcaatactatttactttaaatactgGAACAGCccatttactttaaatacagttcaattctatttactttataaataccGTTCAAGGCGGCACTGTACCTAATTTTCGACCAAAatatcgattttatttttattgttacattttctaaaagcttaaacatttctgaatatatgttcaaaatttcagaGTGATTcgtcaatttttaaagaagttatgcCACTTTTTATAACAGATTGTACCCTTCAATTGACGTGTTCAACTGTCAAAAGGGGCGTGTCACAttgtaaacaaacttttttcgcGTAAGATTTTAGCAGCAAAATTAAAGCATAAGTATTTATAGCTAAGTCATAGTTGGTAGAAGTAAGCTATAAGTTAAAagctctttaaaataatactttgttGTTGTATGTCTATAtcttattcatgtttacattgatttttttgttttcgtttgaaTTCTTCTTGCGTTTTCGTTActccctttttcaaaaaatggtatttttcaagaccagttgttttatttattattatttcattaagttttatttattattatttcagtacGTTTTGTtctattattgttaattatattttaaaagaaaatgcctCGGCGAAAACAGTCAGTCGTCAAGAttggttttttttcaatttttttttaatcagtatttGGCTTTCAAACAGCtgagaactatttaaaaatgaatttaatactttaaattttatataaaagttatgataagtacaatgtttaaaaatattcattatataataaagtaaaagtattttaaccaTGTgcctttttaattgtaaaactttAGTTGCATTTTTCCCgtgattaatttttatggtaCTTTGTTTCACTCAAAATGCTAaggcttttttaaatattgacttacaattttaaattttttactgggAGTTCTAAAGtgtgtaagaaataaaactgtGCATGGAAAAGCTTTGtaagcaagaattttttttttatcaaattttaaaatgcaaaattgttatttttacacatttttttgcattataacaaaaaaaaaatcttaaaaaaaaaactattgtatatatttactattccATGCACAGTTTGTTGCTGCAGTGTAATGTTGTTTCTTGCATTTTATcacattgcttttatttaaagcaataaaataaaatacttttggaATTTGGTACCGTGCCGCCtactatttactttaaatactgAATTTGTTGTAATGCTTTTTTCAAAGTTCTTCTGGATATAACTTCAATCACCCTAACTAACTTTAAGCATTCGCTGATACCCATTGTGCTTTGCTCTGTATTTTCTTATTGATCGTGTTAATCAGCATGTTGTATTTAGTCTAATATCGTTGAAGAAATTAGTATCTTGAaacaagttgaaaaataattttctcaattagAAACAATTTGCCCCCGGATCATTTcgctgaaaaatgttttttaaaaagcgaaaataaTTCGTGAATCTTGAGTATcagttttactattttaaaagtatcagttttttactgtactctttttttttgtcgtatgcctgtttaggcagtaggggtgcgattgttcctgtttttcaatGGCGTCATCTATGGACAGagattcgacttctgccacgccattcacacaatcacaacccgtttatagggcaggtcacattcacacacaaaggagaaaggacatagaacacacagagagagaaaaaaacatccatgccctgccCAGTAtacgaacccaggacctttctgatgcaaggacagttccctgccccctacacaggccagTCGGCACTGTATCCTTTATTTCTATGAAACGTTTGTATTCTGTATAAGATTTAGCATAATATTTCCCcaaaattaactttgaaaaatccAAAGATAAAAAGATGCGAGAGAACACTCTATTTCAAGTTAACacaaaatttagtgtttatatACCCTTTCAAAACGACCTTTGATGGAGAGGTGGAGGTTCTCCGTATCACGTTGGTGCAACTCCTGAACCTTCTTCACGAATTTGAAAATGCTGTTATATTCTCGGGCTCGCAAGCAGCCATACAGGCCATTGGTGCTGCTGGGGCACCCATATCTGTTAAGGTCCTGCAGTGTCGGGAGTTTATTCGTCCCATTAGTTAAGAAAACAAACGCATCAAGTCACAATGGATCCCTGGACACTGCGGCATTTACGGGAACGATCAAGCGGATCTTCTCGCACGAAAAGGTACTCTTCAACAGCAAGCAAATGACTCTGGGCTGTCTTTTCACTCGAAAAAGCTCTTCTGGAAGCAAGTTTTGAAGTCGAAATTCAAAACACAAATATAAGATAGGATTAAATCCAAAACCTGGAGTAGTGAAGATCTTGCTAATATACCTAATTGCCCAAGACGTGGGGCAGTGGCATTGCTCCGGCAGGTTACGGGACATGACTGCCTGAGTGAGCATCTCCATACAATTGGTATTTTTGACTCCCCTCTTTGTTCATTATGCGATCTGGGAGAATCTCTGAATCGAGCTCATCTGCGTCGATGCGGGGCACTTCGTGGCTCTGCCGACTCCGAGACCGCCCTGTATTGGAGTGCTAGAGAACGCCTGAGGCTTCAATGACTTCGGCCAATTTTTGTAATTGCTTGCTCATTGTTTCGCACTggcttgcttttttaaatttaatacgccttgccattggaaataaaaataaaatatacactttAAGGGGTgtatttatatcttaacaacTATAATGAAGAATGATAACTTCAAGCTCACATGCATTCACTTCATTCGAAAGAAAATCGCTACCAAAACTAACACACCAATTTCGGCGTACTTTTGTAATTGCAAAAGGACTACAGTTAATTGTTAACAATATAGAACGAGAACACGCAGTTACAAAATGTATGTGTGTTTTCAGTTGTGcattcacattttaattttaaaatgtttcccaATGGCAATAAATagttgtataatatttaatttttatccacTTTTATTGTGTTAACTTTCATTCGAATAAATCTTAAGCTTTTTTTCTACGCTATGTGAGTTTTTGATTTgctaactaattttatttaaaaaataccacgAGAGAGCATCCGAAACTTACTGCTcatatttgaatttgtaaagcaaaaaaaaactttacagaccaataaataaataatcccaagaaactgaagcggtaagataCTACCTGATTAAAATCttcattcgttttaaaaatatacaaatataaaattacagtcttacaatatatcttatttgtatatttttacagagaatgaagattttaatcaaataattaggTTACTTCACGACTTTACTGACTCTTACGCATATTGCATCTCATTTTTGTACGCATTTTAGTATTAATGAGCAACAAGAAATGGCAACTATTTCATACCAAAAGTATTGTAAAGGAACTCTTCTGGTGCGTCACTGCACTTCTTTTGGTGAAAAGTTGTTTCGGTTTTTGGTGTCAAGGTAcactgcattattttttttaaataccgtTTTTATATTTGAGAAAGGGACTGCATTtccgttttttaataaaaaaattaattttttttcttatcattgcCGTAATCAGAATAATATTCTAACTTACTATGAAATAATTCTGCAATAAACCAGTAagtgcgaaaaaaaaagaaaatgggttgcaaattaaaatgaatactttTGGTAAAGATGATATAAATTTCAATCTAACTATCAGCTGTACATTTAATAGCATGTCTTACAAGTAACTCTTTAGCAGTAATGACAAGTTTCAAAAGATAAAGAAGTGATTGATTCAAACAATGCAAGGACCATTAATCGATCAATCGTGTGGGGAGGGGCAGTACTCAAAGATTGTTTAGTCACGGCACCCGACAATGACTCACCCAACGGTAAGTAGTTATTGTAAACACTTCAATTTCGCTCCCTTTGAGAAAGTGACCAGAACATCTGTTGCAAAATTGAACTGGACCACACTTATTAGAAACAACTTACGCTTTCTTTTCTTGTATGTTTCTGTTTTGGGAGATGAAAccgaaataattaattataaaaaagggaaaatgcaTGTACAGTTATCTCgcaaataagcaaaatttaaaaattttgttaaattgttcattataaaattaggaacttttttcataatatattttgaaaaaaataagagtacagtataacttaaataataagtCTACTACATTAACAAAGTTGTTCCGAACTTCTCCCCTCACctcaatttataataatgttcacagttaattttagaatggcttatattttcttagtaaacaatattttaagagttaaaagtagtattaaaaacaaaacaaagcaaggTATGTGAGTACAATATTCAAATACTAGGGGGctaagccccctgttcgctgccgctcaccaaccccgattATTGCTTTGCaatattgcttcgcaataattgtcttttcttggcagaaaacaatttttctattaaagttaaaattattcacttaacatatatgtactaaaaggaattctgtttacTTACTCTTGTGCCTCTACTTACCACGTCTAAATATTActctcaaatattattttacccaAATATTAGATCTCTTGGTGAACGGAAGTGATTTTtcgaagtaatcattttttaaaataacatttatattcttatagaaTTGTactgttcaaacaaatttgatgagttcacaaccATAATTTAGTACTCTCGCTAATAGTAGCAGtactggaaaataagtttaaattagggatacaaaaatatttaaagaaaaacaatacctttacgactatttttaattttgggctgatgacaaccaaaataatatggaaatgaataagggaaaactggatcctaccatgtgattttctggccaataaaaatgcaccgacaacaatcgaaaactgcgacaccatcattagatttttatatatagtaaagACAATTCATTCTTTTCAGGTTTTTCAGCAAACATAATGATTACAGTTGTTGATTTATAGAACAAAAACTTAACTAAAAGAGACTAGCACTCAgctgaatcaaaaataatacaccgatttaaatttttaagacacgTACACGAAAAATTACAAGAAGATACATGaattagtatggttaaaactaccagaatatggaaaaatttaccatgtttcggCTCTATAGAAATCCCAGAAAGCTCGTCAAATTTTActgaatagttttcttttatgatattggtaaaataaaaaaattaacaaaaaaatatggttttataatgtatgataaaatttgataagtgTGGTTATAATAATATCTTACATCATGACGTCAAatccatttattcggttaaatttacttttactttttgtattcttttactaAATCTGTGGTtataagaagtataattttggaaactagAATTTTTGGTAAAGCGTTGTgatttgaacttaaaaactGCCAActgaatggcttaaataccgtatattttggccgtatattatttcttagtcgtttatttacataatatatttttaccgtaaccaaaactgtgtttttttaaaagaaatatcacgATACAATAAggtaattttacacattttttattatgcaatttaaaaaccaattaaatttttcgatgttcttacaattttttaagaaataatttattatttcttaatttaaatttgaattttatctctcatatagaattctaaaatatatacatatt includes:
- the LOC139426827 gene encoding uncharacterized protein encodes the protein MDPWTLRHLRERSSGSSRTKRIKSKTWSSEDLANIPNCPRRGAVALLRQVTGHDCLSEHLHTIGIFDSPLCSLCDLGESLNRAHLRRCGALRGSADSETALYWSARERLRLQ